In a single window of the Lagenorhynchus albirostris chromosome 19, mLagAlb1.1, whole genome shotgun sequence genome:
- the KMT2B gene encoding histone-lysine N-methyltransferase 2B isoform X4 gives MVQALTELLRRAQAPPAPRSRALKHRTGSWKCKEGPGPGPGTPKRGGQSGRGGRGGRGRGRGGLPLVIKFVSKAKKVKMGQLSLGLESGQGQDQHEESWQDATQGRVGSGQGEGPCWRKEQKLEEDGEEEKEAKDKEEEEEKEERAVAEEEMVPAEEKEEAKLPSPPLTPPAPPPPPSLPPRSTSPPSPLCPPPPPVSPPPPPSPPPPPAPEEQAESPPPVVPATCSRKRGRPPLTPSQRAEREAARAGPEGTSPPTPVPSTTTGGPLEDSPTVAPKSTTFLKNIRQFIMPVVSARSSRVIKTPRRFMDEDPPKPSKVEVSPTLRPPVATSPLAPQEPAPTPSPPRAPTPPPTPAPLPEKRRSILREPTFRWTSLTRELPPPPPAPPPAPPPLPAPVTPSRRPLLLRAPQFTPSEAHLKIYESVLTTPLGAPEAPEPEPPPADDSPAEPEPRAVGRTNHLSLPRFAPVVATPVKAEVPPPGAPAPSSGQQPQAQLQQPVQALHTQLLPPALPPQQSQLQPQLQLQPPPPQQPPPLEKARTAGLGSLPLSGVEEKMFSLLKRAKVQLIKIDQQQQQKVASLMPSSPGGQMEEVVGAVKQIPDRGSVRSEDESMETKRERPSGPESPVQGPRIKHVCRHAAVALGQARAMVPEDVPRLSALPLRDRQDLATEDTSSASETESVPSRSRRGKVEPTGPGGDSEPAGSGGTLAHAPRRSLPSHHGKKMRMARCGHCRGCLRVQDCGSCVNCLDKPKFGGPNTKKQCCVYRKCDKIEARKMERLAKKGRTIVKTLLPWDSDESPEASPGPPGPRRGAGAGGPREEVVAPPGPEEQDSLLLQRKSARRCVKQRPSYDIFEDSDDSEPGGPPAPRRRTPRENELPVPEPEEQSRPRKPTLQPVLQLKARRRLDKDALAPGPFVSFPNGWTGKQKSPDGVHRVRVDFKEDCDLENVWLMGGLSVLTSVPGGPPMVCLLCASKGLHELVFCQVCCDPFHPFCLEETERPLPQHHDAWCCRRCKFCHVCGRKGRGSKHLLECERCRHAYHPACLGPSYPTRATRKRRHWICSACVRCKSCGATPGKNWDVEWSGDYSLCPRCTQLYEKGNYCPICTRCYEDNDYESKMMQCAQCDHWVHAKCEGLSDEDYEILSGLPDSVLYTCGPCAGATHPRWREALSGALQGGLRQVLQGLLSSKVAGPLLLCTQCGQDGKQLHPGPCDLHAVSQRFEDGHYKSVHSFMEDVVGILMRHSEEGETPERRAGGQTKGLLLKLLESAFGWFDAHDPKYWRRSTRLPNGVLPNAVLPPSLDHVYAQWRQQEPETPESGQPPGDPSTAFQGKDSAAFSHLEDPRQCALCLKYGDADSKEAGRLLYIGQNEWTHVNCAIWSAEVFEENDGSLKNVHAAVARGRQMRCELCLKPGATVGCCLSSCLSNFHFMCARASYCIFQDDKKVFCQKHTDLLDGKEIVTPDGFDVLRRVYVDFEGINFKRKFLTGLEPDAINVLIGSIRIDSLGTLSDLSDCEGRLFPIGYQCSRLYWSTVDARRRCWYRCRILEYRPWGPREEPVHLEAAEENQTIVHSPAPSSEPPDHVDPPPDTGALIPRAPEHHSPVENQDPPLRPDPSSAPPPAPRSFSGARIKVPNYSPSRRPLGGVSFGPLPSPGSPSSLTHHIPTVGDPDFPAPPRRSRRPSPLASRLPPSRRASPPLRTSPQLRVPPPTSVVRALTPTSGELAPPGRAPSPPPPPEDLGPDFEDMEVVSGLSAADLDFAASLLGTEPFQEEIVAAGAVGSSHGGPGDSSEEEASPTPRYVHFPVTVVSGPALAPGALPGAPRIEQLDGVDDGTDSEAEAVQQPRGQGTPPSGPGAGRAGVIGAAGDRARPPEDLPSEIVDFVLKNLGGPGEGGAGPREEPLPPAPPLANGSQPPQGLPPSPADPTRTFAWLPGAPGVRVLSLGPAPEPPKPATSKIILVNKLGQVFVKMAGEGEPVSPPVKQPPLPPPIPPTAPASWTLPPGPLLGVLPVVGVVRPAPPPPPPPLTLVLSSGPPSPPRQAIRVKRVSTFSGRSPPAPPPSKTPRLEEDGESSEDAQQGPGLCGSGFSRVRMKTPTVRGVLDLDEPGEPTWGESPRPLQDRSPLLPLPEGGPPRAPDGPSDLLLESQWHHYSGEASSSEEEPPSPEDKENQAPKRAGPHLRFEISSEDGFSVEAESLEGAWRILIEKVQEARGHARLRHLSFSGMSGARLLGIHHDAVIFLAEQLPGAQRCQHYKFRYHQQGEGQEEPPLNPHGAARAEVYLRKCTFDMFNFLASQHRVLPEGATCDEEEDEVQLRSTRRATSLELPMAMRFRHLKKTSKEAVGVYRSAIHGRGLFCKRNIDAGEMVIEYSGIVIRSVLTDKREKFYDGKGIGCYMFRMDDFDVVDATMHGNAARFINHSCEPNCFSRVIHVEGQKHIVIFALRRILRGEELTYDYKFPIEDASNKLPCNCGAKRCRRFLN, from the exons ATGGTGCAGGCACTGACTGAACTTCTCCGGCGGGCCCAGGCACCCCCAGCCCCCCGGAGCCGGGCAT TAAAACACCGAACTGGCAGCTGGAAGTGCAAGGAGGGGCCCGGCCCAGGACCTGGGACCCCCAAGCGTGGAGGACAGTCTGGGCGAGGAGGCCGTGGAGGCAGGGGCCGAGGCCGAGGCGGGCTCCCCCTCGTGATCAAGTTTGTTTCAAAGGCCAAAAAAGTGAAGATGGGACAATTGTCCTTGGGACTTGAATCAGGTCAGGGTCAAGATCAACATGAAGAAAGCTGGCAGGATGCCACTCAAGGAAGAGTTGGGTCTGGACAGGGAGAGGGCCCCTGCTGGAGGAAGgagcagaagctggaggaggacggagaggaggagaaagaagcgaaagacaaggaggaggaggaagagaaggaagagcgaGCTGTAGCCGAGGAAGAGATGGTGCCggctgaggaaaaggaagaggcgAAGCTGCCGTCACCACCCCTGActcctccagcccctccacctcctccttccctcccaccccgctCAACATCTCCTCcatccccactttgccctccaccaCCCCCAGTGTCTCCTCCGCCCCCACCATCCCCTCCACCGCCTCCTGCCCCAGAGGAGCAGGCAGAATCCCCTCCTCCTGTGGTCCCAGCTACATGCTCCAGGAAGAGGGGCCGGCCTCCCCTGACTCCCAGCCAGCGGGCAGAGCGGGAAGCTGCTCGGGCAGGGCCAGAGGGCACCTCTCCTCCCACTCCAGTCCCCAGCACCACCACAGGAGGCCCTCTGGAAGACAGCCCCACTGTGGCCCCCAAAAGTACCACCTTTCTGAAGAACATCCGGCAGTTTATCATGCCCGTGGTGAGTGCCCGCTCTTCCCGTGTCATCAAGACGCCCCGGCGATTTATGGATGAAGACCCGCCCAAACCCTCAAAGGTGGAGGTCTCACCTACTCTACGGCCTCCTGTTGCCACCTCCCCACTCGCACCACAGGAACCAGCGCCAACCCCGTCTCCACCGCGTGCCCCAACTCCTCCACctaccccagccccactccctgaGAAGAGACGGTCCATCCTAAGGGAACCCACATTTCGCTGGACCTCACTGACCCGGgaactgccccctcctccccctgctcctCCACCGGCCCCACCCCCGCTTCCTGCACCCGTCACTCCGTCCCGGAGGCCCCTGCTCCTTCGGGCCCCTCAGTTTACCCCAAGCGAAGCCCACCTGAAGATCTACGAATCGGTGCTTACTACTCCTCTTGGGGCCCCTGAAGCTCCTGAGCCAGAGCCGCCTCCCGCCGATGACTCTCCAGCTGAGCCTGAGCCGCGGGCAGTGGGCCGCACGAACCACCTCAGCTTGCCTCGATTTGCCCCTGTGGTCGCCACTCCTGTTAAGGCCGAGGTGCCGCCTCCTGGGGCTCCAGCTCCAAGCAGTGGGCAGCAGCCTCAGGCTCAGCTGCAGCAGCCCGTACAGGCCTTGCACACCCAGCTGCTGCCTCCAGCGCTACCACCACAGCAGTCACAACTACAGCCGCAGTTACAGCTGCAGCCGCCGCCACCGCAGCAGCCGCCACCACTGGAAAAGGCCCGGACTGCAGGCCTGGGTTCCTTACCGCTGTCTGGTGTGGAGGAGAAAATGTTCAGCCTCCTCAAGAGAGCCAAGGTGCAGCTAATCAAGAtcgaccagcagcagcagcagaaggtgGCATCTTTGATGCCG TCAAGCCCTGGAGGGCAGATGGAGGAAGTCGTGGGGGCTGTGAAGCAGATCCCAGACAGAGGTTCTGTCAGGTCTGAAGATGAATCGATGGAAACTAAGAGAGAGAGACCGTCG GGCCCCGAGTCCCCTGTGCAAGGCCCCCGCATCAAACATGTCTGCCGTCACGCTGCTGTGGCCCTTGGTCAGGCCCGGGCCATGGTACCCGAAGACGTCCCCCGCCTCAGTGCTCTCCCTCTCCGGGATCGGCAGGACCTCGCCACGGAGG ATACGTCGTCAGCATCTGAGACTGAGAGTGTCCCATCTCGGTCCCGGCGGGGAAAGGTGGAGCCAACAGGGCCTGGGGGAGACTCAGAGCCTGCGGGGTCTGGAGGGACCCTGGCACATGCACCCCGGCGCTCACTGCCCTCCCATCATGGCAAGAAGATGCGGATGGCACGGTGTGGACACTGTCGGGGCTGCCTGCGTGTGCAGGACTGTGGGTCCTGTGTCAACTGCCTGGACAAGCCCAAGTTTGGGGGCCCCAACACCAAGAAGCAGTGCTGTGT ATACCGGAAGTGTGACAAGATAGAGGCTCGCAAGATGGAACGGCTGGCCAAAAAAG GCCGGACGATAGTGAAGACGCTGTTGCCCTGGGATTCCGATGAATCTCCTGAGGCCTCCCCTGGTCCTCCAGGCCCACGCCGGGGGGCGGGAGCTGGGGGGCCCCGGGAGGAGGTGGTGGCCCCCCCGGGGCCCGAGGAGCAGGACTCCCTCCTACTGCAGCGCAAGTCAGCCCGGCGCTGCGTCAAACAGCGACCCTCCTATGATATCTTCGAGGACTCGGATGACTCAGAGCCCGGGGGTCCCCCTGCTCCTCGGCGTCGGACCCCCCGAGAGAATG AGCTGCCAGTACCAGAACCAGAGGAGCAGAGTCGGCCCCGCAAACCCACCCTGCAGCCTGTGTTGCAGCTCAAGGCCCGAAGGCGCCTGGACAAG GACGCTTTGGCCCCTGGCCCTTTTGTCTCTTTTCCCAATGGCTGGACTGGAAAACAAAAGTCCCCTGATGGCGTGCACCGGGTTCGTGTGGATTTTAAG GAGGATTGTGATCTGGAGAACGTGTGGCTGATGGGCGGCCTGAGCGTACTCACCTCCGTGCCAGGGGGACCTCCGATGGtgtgcttgctgtgtgccagcAAAGGCCTGCATGAG ctggtGTTCTGCCAAGTCTGCTGTGACCCTTTCCACCCATTCTGCCTGGAGGAGACCGAGCGGCCCCTGCCCCAACATCATGACGCTTGGTGCTGCCGCCGCTGCAAGTTCTGCCATGTCTGCGGGCGCAAAGGCCGGGGATCCAAG CACCTCCTGGAGTGCGAGCGCTGCCGCCATGCTTACCACCCAGCCTGCCTGGGGCCCAGCTACCCAACCCGGGCCACACGCAAACGGCGCCACTGG ATCTGCTCAGCCTGCGTGCGCTGTAAGAGCTGTGGGGCGACTCCAGGCAAGAACTGGGACGTCGAGTGGTCGGGAGATTACAGCCTCTGCCCCAGGTGCACCCAGCTCTATGAGAAAG GAAACTACTGCCCGATCTGCACACGCTGCTATGAAGACAACGACTACGAGAGCAAGATGATGCAGTGCGCCCAGTGTGACCACTGGGTGCACGCGAAGTGTGAGGGGCTCTCAG ATGAAGACTATGAGATCCTTTCGGGGCTGCCAGACTCGGTGCTGTACACCTGTGGGCCATGTGCTGGGGCCACGCACCCCCGCTGGCGAGAGGCCCTGAGTGGGGCCCTGCAGGGGGGCCTGCGCCAGGTGCTCCAGGGCCTGCTGAGCTCCAAGGTGGCAGGCCCACTGCTGCTGTGCACCCAG TGTGGGCAGGATGGAAAGCAACTGCACCCAGGGCCCTGTGATCTGCACGCTGTGAGCCAGCGCTTTGAGGATGGCCACTACAAGTCCGTG CACAGCTTCATGGAGGATGTGGTGGGCATCCTGATGAGGCACTCGGAAGAAGGAGAGACGCCGGAGCGCCGGGCTGGAGGCCAGACGAAGGGGCTCCTACTGAAG CTGCTAGAGTCTGCGTTCGGCTGGTTCGACGCCCACGACCCCAAGTACTGGCGACGGAGTACCCGGCTGCCCAA CGGAGTCCTCCCCAATGCCGTGTTGCCCCCTTCCCTGGACCATGTCTACGCTCAGTGGAGGCAGCAGGAACCAGAGACCCCAGAATCAGGGCAGCCTCCAGGGGATCCCTCAACAG CTTTCCAAGGCAAGGATTCAGCTGCTTTCTCACACCTGGAGGACCCCCGTCAGTGTGCGCTGTGCCTCAAATATGGGGATGCAGACTCTAAG gaGGCAGGGCGGCTTCTGTACATCGGGCAGAATGAGTGGACACACGTCAACTGTGCCATCTGGTCAGCCGAAGTGTTCGAAGAAAATGACGGCTCCCTCAAGAACGTGCACGCTGCTGTGGCTCGAGGGAGGCAGATG CGCTGTGAGCTCTGCCTGAAGCCTGGAGCCACGGTGGGCTGCTGCCTTTCCTCCTGCCTCAGCAACTTCCACTTCATGTGTGCCCGGGCCAGCTACTGCATCTTCCAGGATGACAAGAAAGTTTTCTGCCAGAAACACACAGACCTGCTGGATGGCAAG GAGATCGTGACCCCTGACGGTTTTGATGTTCTCCGCCGAGTCTATGTGGACTTTGAGGGTATCAACTTCAAGCGAAAGTTCTTGACGGGGCTTGAACCTGATGCCATCAATGTGCTCATTG GCTCCATCCGAATCGACTCCTTGGGCACTCTCTCTGACCTCTCAGACTGCGAAGGACGGCTCTTCCCCATTGGCTACCA GTGCTCCCGTCTGTACTGGAGCACAGTAGATGCTCGGCGGCGCTGCTGGTATCGGTGTCGAATTCTGGAGTATCGGCCATGGGGGCCGAGGGAAGAGCCGGTTCACCTGGAGGCGGCAGAGGAGAACCAGACCATTGTGCACAGCCCCGCCCCTTCCTCAG AGCCCCCAGATCATGTGGACCCCCCACCAGATACAGGTGCCCTTATCCCTAGAGCTCCTGAGCACCACTCACCCGTTGAGAACCAGGACCCCCCACTTCGGCCGGATCCAAGCAgcgccccacctccagccccccgCTCCTTCTCGGGGGCTCGAATCAAAGTGCCCAACTACTCACCATCCCGGAGGCCCTTGGGGGGTGTCTCCTTTggacccctgccctcccctg GAAGCCCATCTTCTCTGACCCACCACATCCCTACGGTGGGAGACCCGGACTTCCCAGCTCCCCCAAGACGCTCCCGTCGTCCCAGCCCCCTGGCTTCCAGGCTGCCACCATCACGGCGGGCCTCTCCCCCTCTCAGAACCTCTCCTCAGCTCAGGGTGCCCCCTCCTACCTCAGTCGTTAGAGCCCTCACACCTACCTCAGGGGAGCTGGCTCCCCCTGGCCGGGCCCCATCTCCTCCACCACCCCCTGAAGACCTGGGCCCAGACTTTGAGGACATGGAGGTGGTGTCAGGACTGAGTGCTGCTGACCTGGACTTTGCGGCCAGCCTGCTGGGGACTGAGCCCTTCCAGGAAGAGATTGTGGCTGCAGGGGCGGTGGGGAGCAGCCACGGGGGCCCAGGGGACAGCTCGGAGGAGGAGGCCAGCCCCACCCCCCGCTACGTCCACTTCCCTGTGACTGTGGTGTctggccctgccctggcccctggAGCCCTCCCTGGAGCCCCCCGCATTGAACAGCTGGACGGAGTGGATGATGGTACCGACAGTGAGGCCGAGGCAGTCCAGCAGCCTCGGGGCCAGGGGACTCCACCTTCAGGGCCAGGAGCAGGCCGGGCTGGGGTCATCGGGGCTGCAGGGGACAGGGCTCGACCTCCCGAGGACTTGCCGTCAGAAATTGTGGATTTCGTGTTGAAGAACTTaggggggcctggggaggggggcgcTGGGCCTAGAGAGGAGCCACTCCCCCCAGCACCTCCCTTGGCCAATGGCAGCCAGCCCCCTCAGGGCCTGCCCCCTAGCCCAGCTGACCCCACCCGGACGTTTGCCTGGCTCCCTGGGGCCCCAGGGGTCCGGGTATTGAGCCTGGGCCCTGCCCCCGAGCCCCCCAAACCTGCCACATCCAAGATCATCCTGGTCAACAAGCTGGGGCAGGTGTTCGTAAAGATGGCAGGGGAGGGTGAACCTGTCTCACCCCCAGTGAAGCAaccacctctgccccctcccatcccccccacGGCCCCTGCTTCCTGGACTCTGCCCCCAGGACCCCTGCTGGGTGTGTTGCCAGTAGTAGGGGTGGtccgccctgcccctcccccaccccctcctccactgACGCTGGTGTTGAGCAGTGggccccccagcccaccccgccAGGCCATCCGTGTCAAAAGGGTGTCCACCTTCTCTGGCCGTTCCCCACCAGCACCTCCCCCAAGCAAAACTCCCCGGCTGGAGGAAGATGGAGAGTCCTCGGAGGACGCCCAGCAGGGTCCAGGGCTGTGTGGCAGCGG GTTTAGCCGAGTGAGGATGAAAACGCCCACTGTGCGTGGAGTTCTCGACCTGGATGAACCTGGGGAGCCCACCTGGGGGGAAAGCCCGAG GCCCCTCCAGGACCGGTCCCCTCTGCTGCCACTTCCAGAAGGTGGTCCTCCCCGGGCCCCCGATGGTCCCTCTGACCTGCTGCTTGAGTCCCAGTGGCACCACTACTCAG GTGAGGCTTCAAGCTCTGAGGAAGAGCCTCCATCCCCAGAGGACAAAGAGAACCAGGCCCCTAAACGGGCTGGCCCACACCTGCGTTTCGAGATCAGCAGTGAGGATGGGTTCAGCGTGGAGGCCGAGAGCTTGGAGG gggCATGGAGAATTCTGATTGAGAAGGTGCAAGAGGCCCGAGGGCATGCCCGGCTCAGACATCTCTCCTTTAGTG GAATGAGTGGGGCAAGGCTCCTGGGCATCCACCACGATGCTGTCATCTTCCTGGCAGAGCAACTGCCCGGAGCTCAGCGCTGCCAGCACTATAAATTCCGCTACCACCAGCAGGGAGAGGGCCAGGAGGAGCCACCCCTGAATCCCCATGGGGCAGCCCGCGCTGAGGTCTATCTCCG gAAGTGCACCTTTGACATGTTCAACTTCCTGGCCTCCCAGCACCGGGTGCTCCCTGAGGGAGCCACCTGTGACGAGGAAGAGGATGAGGTGCAGCTCAGGTCAACCAG ACGCGCCACCAGTCTGGAGCTGCCTATGGCCATGCGCTTTCGCCACCTCAAGAAGACATCCAAAGAGGCTGTGGGTGTCTACAG ATCTGCCATCCACGGGCGGGGCCTGTTCTGTAAACGCAACATCGATGCTGGCGAGATGGTCATTGAGTACTCTGGTATTGTCATTCGCTCTGTGCTGACTGACAAGCGGGAGAAGTTCTATGATGGGAAG GGCATTGGGTGCTACATGTTCCGCATGGATGACTTTGATGTGGTGGATGCCACCATGCATGGCAATGCCGCCCGCTTCATCAACCACTCGTGTGAGCCCAATTGCTTCTCTCGAGTCATCCACGTGGAGGGCCAGAAGCACATTGTCATCTTTGCCCTGCGCCGCATCCTGCGTGGCGAGGAGCTCACCTATGACTACAAGTTTCCCATTGAGGATGCCAGCAACAAGCTGCCCTGCAACTGTGGCGCCAAGCGCTGCCGTCGGTTCCTTAACTGA